TTGTTTTTCTCGGAATGCTTAGAGACTGCATCGCTTCTGCTACAATCTTACAGACCTGGCTCGTTTCAGGGATATCAAAATGGTGGTAATTCATATGTGTCACATCTTGCACATCCGCCTTATATGTAACACCAGTTTCAATAAAAATCTGTTTAATTTGTTCTACGTATGGTAAGCAGTCTGAAAGTGGGACATCGGCCGCAAATTCAGATAGAATCGTCACTTTCTCATTACCGTTTTCCAAAATTTCACCACCAAAATGGTAAACTTGCCATGAAATTCCTAACGTAGCCGCAAAATTTTTCCGGATTTTTTTCATCGCTTCCCGTGCAACGAGAATAGCTGATTTTTCATGTGACATGCCAACCTCAATCCAAAAATCCAATTGCAAATGGGTTTTACTTGTTCGAATAATACCGCCGACCGCACCTGGGGCATCTAAACAGTAACCAAAGGAAGCGTCCACCAAATCGAGATCAAATAATTTCGCACCTGTCAGCCCTTCTTCTTCTTTTGTAGTAAAAATGAATTCCAATGGGCCGTGGGGATCCTTGCTTGTAACAAGCTCAGACGCTGCCGATAATAATGCCGCCACACCTGCTTTGTCGTCAGCGCCAAGAGGAGCTTCATTTGCTGTATCGATATACCCGTTTGCAACGATGACTTCTGGGATCTCGGTTGAAGTTACTGTATCCAGATGCGCTGAAAAAGCAATCACAGGCAATTGTGTAACGGAATCATCTGTTGCCGGAATACATGCGACAATACCCGCTTGCTGTCTACTAACTTTGACATCAATGGCGAGTTCTTTGAAATAGCGTTCTACATACAAAATAAGCTCTTGTTCTTGTCCAGATTGTGATGGGATTGCAACCAATTCTAAAAAAAGGTCACGTACGTTAGAATGTGTCATATTTACTCACCTCGATCATTGTTTTTAAATTTATTCGATTTTTGTTACTATTTTCACTTGAAATTCTCACATAAAGTAAGTATGATAGAGATATCGAGATTTTATTTGGAAGGAGTCATCCAATACTATGACTAACAAAAAAGTTGCTAAAGTAATCGTTATTTTAATGCTAGTTGCAATCGTTGCTTCTTCTGTGTTAACAGGGGTTTTGATGTTCTTATAATTGCTAATAAAATTAAAAATGGCGAACCGCATATTTATTTATGTGGTTTTTTTGCGTCCCAATGAAAGGCATTGCTAGATAAGATCCTATTTGCCCGTCCAACCTCGTCATTTTGAACGTTTGATCGAACTAAAAAAGAGTGATAGCGTAGGATTACGTATCACTCAAGAAATCTAGGGAGTTTAGGGGTATGGATCTAGATGTAGTATATAAATACCCGCTGTAGCAAGCGCTAAAACATATAGCGCCAATTTCCACTCCCTAGTATATCCATTTTTAAATTAATAAATTGGTGTATTTTCTTTCGTGATGGTTTCTATATTTTGTTTGACTTTATTTAAGAATCGTCCAGCAACTAGTCCGTCTAAAATACGGTGATCAATTGACAGACATAGATTCACCATATTACGGATTGCAATCATATCGTCAATAACCACAGGACGTTTCACAATGGACTCGACTTGCAAAATCGCTGCTTGCGGATGATTGATGATTCCCATCGATTGTACAGAACCAAATGAACCTGTACTATTCACCGTGAACGTGCCACCCGACATATCGTCTTGTGTTAATTTCCCAGCACGCGCTTTAGCCGCTAGTTGACTGATCTCACGAGCAATTCCTTTGATCGATTTCTCGTCTGCATTTTTAATAACAGGAACGAAAAGGTGGCTATCCGTCGCAACAGCAATGGAAATATTGATATCCGCGCGTTCAATGATTTTATCGCCAGCCCATGTACTATTTAAAATTGGGAACTCTTTCAGCGCTTGTGCTACAGCTTTCACGAAAAATGCAAAATACGTTAGCGAATAGCCCTCTTCTGCTTTGAATTTGTTTTTGAGCGCATCACGATGGCGAACAAGGCCCGTTGCGTCTGCTTCGACCATCATCCAAGCATGTGGAATTTCGTGTTTGCTTGCAACCATGTGTTTTGCAATCGCTTTTCTGATTCCATCAATCGGAACTTCACGATCACCAACTTGACTTGTTGGCATCGGAGCGCTAGGCTGTGACGGTGTTGATACAGCTTTAGGTTCTTCTGTTGGTTTCGCGACATTAGCAACTGGCGCGCCATTTTCTACATAAGCAAGCACATCTTTTCGCGTAATTCGGCCATCGCGACCTGAGCCACTCACATTAGCTAAATCGATGCCATGTTCTGCTGCAAGCGTTAAGACTGCCGGTGAAAAACGACCTGCTCCCGCTGATTGTTTCACGGGTGCTTTTTTAGAGGCTGGCGTTTGTTCAGGAGTAGCTTGTTGCGTCGTCGCTGTTTCTTTTTCTTCCGACTCCGCAGCTTCACCTTCTGTTTCTAAAATACAAATCACAGCTCCAACATCTAATGTTTCATCTTCTTCTGCGATTAATTCTTTGATTGTACCTGTAAAAGAAGATGGGATTTCTGCTGTTACTTTATCCGTCAATACTTCTGCTAAGGCATCGTATTTATTTACGTGGTCACCAGGTGCAACTAACCACTGGCTAATCGTTCCCTCTGTTACGCTTTCACCAAGTTGTGGCATTGTAATTTTTTCAAGTGCCATTCTTTTTCACTCCTTTAAAATTCCGCTAAATCACGCATCGCTTTTTCAACTTTATCTGGATTGATCATAAAATATTTCTCCATAGTTGGTGCAAAAGGCATCGCTGGGGTATCTGGACCAGCTAAACGCTTGATTGGTGCATCCAGATCAAAGAGGCAATGTTCCGCGATGGTTGCGGCTACTTCGCCAATGATGCTACCTTCTTTATTATCTTCCGTTACGAGTAGCACTTTTCCGGTCTTTTTCGCAGCTTCGATAATGGCTTCTTTGTCTAACGGATAAATCGTGCGGAGATCCAGAATTTCAGCTTCAATGCCATCGCTCGCTAATTTTTCGGCGGCTTGTTGCGCAAAATGCACGGCTAAACCATATGTGATGACCGTTAAATCATCGCCTTCGCGGACAACATTTGCTTTACCAATCGGAACCGTATAATCTGTGTCTGGAACTTCGCCTTTAATAAGACGGTACGCGCGCTTGTGCTCCAAGAAAAGAACTGGATCATTATCGCGAATCGCAGCTTTCAAAAGTCCTTTAGCATCGTATGGGCTCGATGGCATCACAATTTTAAGTCCCGGTTGGCCTGAGAAAACTTTCTCGATCGATTGGGAATGATAAAGTGCACCATGAACACCCCCACCGTATGGCGCTCTAAATACAATCGGGCAATCCCAATCATTGTTTGAGCGGTAACGAATGCGCGATGCTTCGGAAATAATTTGGTTCACCGCAGGCATGATAAAATCAGCAAATTGCATTTCAGCAACAGGACGCATGCCATACATCGCAGCACCGATACCAACACCAGCAATAGCGGATTCAGCAAGTGGCGTATCGAGCACGCGGTCTTCGCCAAATTGGTCGTAGAGGCCAGCAGTTGCTTTAAATACGCCTCCTTTTTTCCCGACATCTTCTCCTAAAATAAATACATTTTCATCGCGTTCCATTTCTTCACGAAGCGCGGCCGTAATCGCATCAATATATGAAATGACAGGCATTATTATTCCTCCTAAATGGTTGGTTTTTCATGAACTGCCAACCTTAGTCTTAATTGGTCGGTTCTTCGTAGACGTGAAGTAGGGCTGATTCTGGTTCTGCATAACTTGCCGCTTCCGCGTAGTCTGTTGCATCGTTCACCAATGTCATCACTTCTTTTTCAAACGCTTCTTTTTTGGCGTCGTCTAGAATACCGAGCGCTTCTAATTCTTCCGTGTAAACAGCAAGTGGATCGCGTTCTTTCGCTTTGTTTACTTCTTCTAGTGTCCGATAGCTTCTATCATCATCGTCTGAGGAATGAGGCGTGAAGCGGTATGTCATTGTTTCAATCAAAGTTGGGCCTTCCCCACGACGGGCACGATCGGTCGCTTCTTTAAATGCTAAGTAAACTTCGGTCATGTTATTTCCATCGACGCGAACGCCTGGAATGCCGTAACCTAGGGCGCGATCGGAAAGTTTTGCAGCAGCATATTGCTTCTCAACTGGAACAGATATCGCATACTGGTTATTATGGATCACGAAGACAACAGGCAATTTATGCACACTCGCAAAATTGATACCTTCATGAAAATCGCCTTGATTGGAGGAACCTTCGCCTGTAGAAGTATAGGCAACGATTGGATCTTTTTTCATTTTCGCAGCGAGACCAATTCCTGCTGCATGCGGAAATTGTGTTGTTACCGGCGAGCTTTGCGTCACGATTCGGTTTGATTTTTGACCGAAATGAGCAGGCATTTGGCGACCGCCAGAGTTTGGATCTTCCGCTTTTGCGAATGCACTGAGCATGATGTCGCGCGCAGTCATACCGAATGAAAGGACAACGGCAAGATCGCGGTAATAAGGCAGACAGTAATCTTTCTCCAAATCAAAAGCAAATGCTGCACCGATTTGAGCAATTTCCTGTCCTTGTCCTGATATTGTAAACGGTATTTTCCCAGATCGATTGAGCAACCATAAGCGCTCATCAATGCGTCGTGTTAAGAGTAATTTCTTATACATTTCTAATAAGGTTTCATCTGATAAACCTGTTTCTTTTAATCCCATTGCCAAATTTCCTCCTTATTTGTTATCCATGAATAGCTAGTCCGTCAACAGCAAGCGCGGCTTCACCGAATGCTTCTGCGAGCGTTGGATGCGGGTGAATCGTGCTGCCAATTTCAAATGGTGTCGCGTCAAGCACGTGTGCGAGCGCGGCTTCTGAAATCATATCTGTCACGTGTGGTCCAATCATAAAGACACCTAGTAGATCATTTGTTTTCTTATCTGCAATCACTTTGATGAAACCGTCTGACTCCCCGTAAACAAGCGCCTTTCCAATTCCTCGGAAAAAGAACTTACCGGTTTTGACTTCATAGCCCTGTTCTTTCGCTTGTTCCTCGGTAATACCGACACTAGCAATCTCTGGTGATGT
The sequence above is drawn from the Listeria weihenstephanensis genome and encodes:
- a CDS encoding M20/M25/M40 family metallo-hydrolase codes for the protein MTHSNVRDLFLELVAIPSQSGQEQELILYVERYFKELAIDVKVSRQQAGIVACIPATDDSVTQLPVIAFSAHLDTVTSTEIPEVIVANGYIDTANEAPLGADDKAGVAALLSAASELVTSKDPHGPLEFIFTTKEEEGLTGAKLFDLDLVDASFGYCLDAPGAVGGIIRTSKTHLQLDFWIEVGMSHEKSAILVAREAMKKIRKNFAATLGISWQVYHFGGEILENGNEKVTILSEFAADVPLSDCLPYVEQIKQIFIETGVTYKADVQDVTHMNYHHFDIPETSQVCKIVAEAMQSLSIPRKTIQQEGGTDANVFNDRGIPFIVLATGFENPHTTRERIAVPELERLTELVLEIIKRAANRQ
- a CDS encoding alpha-ketoacid dehydrogenase subunit beta, with the protein product MPVISYIDAITAALREEMERDENVFILGEDVGKKGGVFKATAGLYDQFGEDRVLDTPLAESAIAGVGIGAAMYGMRPVAEMQFADFIMPAVNQIISEASRIRYRSNNDWDCPIVFRAPYGGGVHGALYHSQSIEKVFSGQPGLKIVMPSSPYDAKGLLKAAIRDNDPVLFLEHKRAYRLIKGEVPDTDYTVPIGKANVVREGDDLTVITYGLAVHFAQQAAEKLASDGIEAEILDLRTIYPLDKEAIIEAAKKTGKVLLVTEDNKEGSIIGEVAATIAEHCLFDLDAPIKRLAGPDTPAMPFAPTMEKYFMINPDKVEKAMRDLAEF
- a CDS encoding dihydrolipoamide acetyltransferase family protein codes for the protein MALEKITMPQLGESVTEGTISQWLVAPGDHVNKYDALAEVLTDKVTAEIPSSFTGTIKELIAEEDETLDVGAVICILETEGEAAESEEKETATTQQATPEQTPASKKAPVKQSAGAGRFSPAVLTLAAEHGIDLANVSGSGRDGRITRKDVLAYVENGAPVANVAKPTEEPKAVSTPSQPSAPMPTSQVGDREVPIDGIRKAIAKHMVASKHEIPHAWMMVEADATGLVRHRDALKNKFKAEEGYSLTYFAFFVKAVAQALKEFPILNSTWAGDKIIERADINISIAVATDSHLFVPVIKNADEKSIKGIAREISQLAAKARAGKLTQDDMSGGTFTVNSTGSFGSVQSMGIINHPQAAILQVESIVKRPVVIDDMIAIRNMVNLCLSIDHRILDGLVAGRFLNKVKQNIETITKENTPIY
- the prli42 gene encoding stressosome-associated protein Prli42, which encodes MTNKKVAKVIVILMLVAIVASSVLTGVLMFL
- a CDS encoding thiamine pyrophosphate-dependent dehydrogenase E1 component subunit alpha: MGLKETGLSDETLLEMYKKLLLTRRIDERLWLLNRSGKIPFTISGQGQEIAQIGAAFAFDLEKDYCLPYYRDLAVVLSFGMTARDIMLSAFAKAEDPNSGGRQMPAHFGQKSNRIVTQSSPVTTQFPHAAGIGLAAKMKKDPIVAYTSTGEGSSNQGDFHEGINFASVHKLPVVFVIHNNQYAISVPVEKQYAAAKLSDRALGYGIPGVRVDGNNMTEVYLAFKEATDRARRGEGPTLIETMTYRFTPHSSDDDDRSYRTLEEVNKAKERDPLAVYTEELEALGILDDAKKEAFEKEVMTLVNDATDYAEAASYAEPESALLHVYEEPTN